One window of the Torulaspora delbrueckii CBS 1146 chromosome 6, complete genome genome contains the following:
- the PDS1 gene encoding securin (similar to Saccharomyces cerevisiae PDS1 (YDR113C); ancestral locus Anc_8.265): MPINENKENDLVLNLPESGGVSFPQTPAHLLKRSQSAMMKPSGEENPSNLTYRDCDAPVKRASPSRRVQQGRPPLASKDNNRSTGFLPQLQKLQQQPSLKRNLSQSKKRNANVVDGQLLTNPRRLKKYGSVLGYNALPKMKSLVLKDVDQVGEQGEDENDDEDEDHILRLKLHNAIDRSDEEGEEVGGLFDKSGLLHLVRDSKKDEDDWEDREIEYGPQRHEPLPYIPEGHLSLAQEDYDKLKTFRSPYLIEDDYSDSDDDKQDGFLQLEEIGSAGDDENIERENLTVKQREMLPQYDTFEIQPSYCGEGLDASDLNDLLKD, encoded by the coding sequence ATGCCTATTAACGAGAACAAGGAGAACGATCTGGTGCTGAATTTGCCTGAAAGCGGCGGTGTGTCTTTTCCTCAGACGCCGGCAcacttgttgaagagaagtCAGTCTGCTATGATGAAACCTTCTGGAGAAGAGAACCCCTCGAATTTGACATACCGGGATTGTGATGCACCAGTGAAGAGAGCTTCTCCATCAAGGAGAGTACAGCAGGGAAGACCACCGTTGGCTTCTAAGGATAACAATCGATCCACTGGGTTTCTGCCCCAGCTACAAAAACTGCAACAGCAGCCATCGTTAAAAAGGAACTTAAGTCAGTCGAAGAAGCGAAATGCTAATGTTGTAGATGGCCAGTTGCTCACTAACCCTAGGAGGCTTAAAAAATATGGATCTGTGTTGGGTTACAATGCTCTGCCCAAGATGAAAAGCTTGGTGCTGAAGGATGTGGATCAAGTAGGAGAGCAAGGagaagatgagaatgacgatgaggatgaagaccATATTCTAAGATTAAAATTACACAACGCTATCGATCGATCCGATGaggaaggtgaagaagttggtgGACTATTTGATAAGAGTGGATTACTACACCTAGTACGAGATTCCAAGaaggatgaggatgattGGGAGGATAGAGAAATAGAATATGGACCTCAAAGGCATGAACCCCTCCCTTATATACCCGAGGGCCACCTGTCACTCGCACAAGAGGATTATGATAAGCTTAAAACGTTTAGGTCTCCATATCTCATAGAGGATGATTATTCCGATAGCGATGATGATAAGCAAGATGGATTTCTACAACTTGAAGAGATCGGTAGCGCAGGAGATGACGAAAATATTGAGAGAGAGAATCTCACTGTTAAACAACGAGAAATGTTACCGCAATATGACACATTCGAGATTCAACCTAGTTACTGTGGGGAAGGTCTAGATGCGAGTGATTTAAatgatcttttgaaagattaa